One segment of Vibrio orientalis CIP 102891 = ATCC 33934 DNA contains the following:
- a CDS encoding SDR family oxidoreductase — protein sequence MNKSILITGCSTGIGYVCAHALHKRGYHVIASCRKQQDVQRLQAEGLTCIQLDLANSESIDQGVAETLRLTNGKLDALFNNGAYGQPGALEDLPTDGLREQFEANFFGWHQLVRSLLPTMRKQGHGRIVQNSSVLGFAAMKYRGAYNASKFAIEGWSDTLRLELMDSNIKISLIEPGPIETQFRANALSAFKRWITIEGSAHEDQYHQQMARLDNDKSNNAFVLPAESCIAPLIDALESAKPKIRYRITTPTKVFAVLKRILPTRLLDKILRQAA from the coding sequence ATGAACAAATCTATACTCATTACCGGATGTTCAACAGGTATTGGTTATGTCTGTGCCCACGCATTACATAAACGAGGCTATCATGTCATTGCCTCTTGTCGAAAACAGCAAGACGTGCAGAGGCTACAAGCTGAGGGATTAACCTGTATACAGCTAGATTTAGCAAACTCTGAGAGTATTGACCAAGGCGTCGCTGAAACGCTGCGCCTCACCAATGGAAAGCTTGATGCACTATTTAACAACGGTGCATATGGTCAACCGGGGGCACTTGAGGACCTCCCTACAGACGGACTAAGAGAGCAGTTTGAAGCCAATTTTTTTGGTTGGCATCAATTGGTACGTTCACTGCTGCCGACTATGCGAAAGCAAGGGCATGGGCGTATTGTACAGAATAGCTCAGTACTGGGGTTTGCAGCGATGAAATATCGTGGTGCTTACAATGCTTCAAAGTTTGCCATTGAGGGATGGAGTGATACGCTGCGTCTAGAATTGATGGATAGCAATATTAAAATCAGCCTGATCGAACCGGGACCAATAGAAACTCAATTTAGAGCCAATGCATTAAGTGCTTTTAAGCGCTGGATTACCATTGAGGGGAGCGCGCATGAAGATCAATACCATCAACAAATGGCGCGCCTAGACAACGATAAATCCAACAATGCATTTGTGCTACCCGCTGAGTCATGCATCGCTCCGCTCATTGATGCATTAGAATCCGCTAAGCCAAAAATACGTTATCGAATCACAACCCCCACCAAAGTGTTTGCCGTGTTAAAGCGCATTCTACCGACACGACTGCTCGACAAAATATTGAGACAAGCCGCCTAA